Genomic DNA from Candidatus Hydrogenedentota bacterium:
GGCAACTCCATAGTAAGCATAGGGTCGGCAAATACTATTTTTGCTAATAGCTTAGGAGAGAATAATATTTTTTTCTGATGCGTTTCGTCATCGGCAATAATGGCGCTGCGGCCCACTTCGCTGCCGGTGCCTGCGGTGGTGGGCACGGTTACAAAGTGCGGAACATCATTCGTTACATACACATCGCCACCAATCAGGTCGTCATACTTAAACAAATCTTCGCGGTGGTTAATGCGCAGAAGAATGGCGCGCGCCACATCTAATCCTGCACCTCCGCCTATTCCTACAATGCAATCCGCTTTGTGTGCATCATAAGCATCTGTTCCGGCATACACATCGCTTTTAACAGGGTTCTTGTGTATGTTGCTGAAAACTTCCGCAGCAAACCCCTTCGCCTTTAAATCTTCTACAATGGCTTTGAAGAAACCAAGCTGTGCCACGTTAGGGTCAGTGACCACCAGCGGACGGCTGATGTTGTTTTTCTTTAAATAATCGGGAAGTTCTTTCACCACACCGGCTCCG
This window encodes:
- a CDS encoding iron-containing alcohol dehydrogenase; translated protein: GAGVVKELPDYLKKNNISRPLVVTDPNVAQLGFFKAIVEDLKAKGFAAEVFSNIHKNPVKSDVYAGTDAYDAHKADCIVGIGGGAGLDVARAILLRINHREDLFKYDDLIGGDVYVTNDVPHFVTVPTTAGTGSEVGRSAIIADDETHQKKILFSPKLLAKIVFADPMLTMELP